Sequence from the Bombus pyrosoma isolate SC7728 linkage group LG3, ASM1482585v1, whole genome shotgun sequence genome:
GCATGAAAATCgtacaaaatttgtttgtaaGGATATGCTTGTTCcatggaaaagaaaaggaggcGGCAACTTCCTTAGATATTATCAtgtatttgaagaaaatgaacTATCACAATTATGTTCAGAAGTGCCGAATCTTACAATAAAAAAGGTGTATTATGATCAAGGAAATTGGTGTGTAATTTTACACAAAaaagatcaaataaattaatgaaatcaatttttaatcagaATTATGTTAATCATACCTTTTCACAATATtagtaaagaaataataagtttaaaaatataacaagagTATAAGGATTATAAATGctttaaatgattttatctttattggaaaaagaacaaaatacaTGGAATATATGTTCTATACAGGGttttagatataaatagtCCCTGATAtctaattttatcattataaacATGAATAATGCATAATTAGACAAGAAAAGTGCACTGTACAAAGCTCACTCTGCTTGACTTTTACTTGTATTGTGCTTCAATTGtgtataacatatttaatagCAATATAGATTATCAtcctttaataataataataatgttattattatctgCATCATACTTTTCAGTATTATTACTATtgatattaatgttattactTGTATTAGATAtcgtttgtaaatatattagcACACCTTATtcacaaaaaataatattcaatttgttaaataaatgaaaaagaacagTTGGTTTCAAATGCTTTTTCCAAGAATTATAACCAAATTTGATAGcacataatttttcttcagatTTGTTGATGTCAACAGTGTACGTAATATATACAACGATTGACAATACTAAACTATTAGTAaaattgttatacatttttaattggCGAGTGCTTGATTTAGGGCAAAGTACACTGTCCCTTCATTCTTAATAGATTGAGAAACTTATACAGGTCCAACTTCTTCTGTATCATAGttttttactcttttattGTATGCAATAATTtcctaaataattaaaagttcaaACATctgttaaaattacattttaatattaataaaaatattgaataagtTATTTACTCTTTCATATCTGGCTCTATCCTCTTCTGCTATTGccatatattttgatttagtTTGAAGATCTGTACTCATCCATAATTTACCCAGCTCTTTAGCAATATCACCAACTCCCATTTCTGGATGTAATTCTCTCATTTTTCCACGTAATTCTtgacaaaaatagaaaaaggcAGACCTAAAACGACACTTGTGAACAACACATCAAACATCAATCAACATTGTAAACACATACAGTGCCCTTTTAGGTGCATCTTTGTCTCTGTATCGTTTTGTTCCTCTACGTGTTGGTCTCTCTGTTTCTTCATGGCCTGTGTAATGtctatcgtaataatacatttttttattgcaatgtGCTCCATCTTCAAGGTGGACAATCTAGAAATACAATGTAATTCCATTAacgcatgtatatatattcttattacataaattactACTCATTTTATATACTTACCTCGTTTTTCACTGGGACTGCattgattataaaattcttacttTGAGTATTTGACCACTTTGCTTGATTGTTTGAAACACTGGACACATTTCCAGGTTTCATCACAGGTTCGCCACATTCtaacaaattaaacaaataaacatataaaaagcCATAATTTAATTGCGAATTTCttgatgaatattatatttttgtaccattttatttatttataataaaattttatttaaatctacattttatataaatataatatacttttacCTGGTGTCATATTTGTCTGACCAACAATCATTGTGTCTCTCATTCCAGAATTCAAGGAATTATCACCCGTTTTTGCaagataaacattttttctgtCATTTGATTCCATAActgtataaaattctttataatgTTACGATCAAGAAATGAATGATTTATCCAAAACCACAGTAatctacaaataatattttctttatattttattgatttgttatttttaatcattatgaaataaaatttgataaagaaatatgtaaaatatgaaatagtaaatcaaagttttaaatatattatctatagtataatttataaattaagtatcttttttatttgcataaaaataagatgcaaataaaatatataattcttatatcaactttttatattatgtaagactaaaacatttaaatattttataataatgattagatattaaatattacttaccACAAATATAGTTTATAGTAAGTATATAACAGATTGTTGTCATGTCCTTAATAAAACAGCATCATagatgaatatttcaagttctgtagaaatataaaaatacacgaaattgtttaaaat
This genomic interval carries:
- the LOC122565678 gene encoding putative high mobility group protein B1-like 1, translating into MESNDRKNVYLAKTGDNSLNSGMRDTMIVGQTNMTPECGEPVMKPGNVSSVSNNQAKWSNTQSKNFIINAVPVKNEIVHLEDGAHCNKKMYYYDRHYTGHEETERPTRRGTKRYRDKDAPKRALSAFFYFCQELRGKMRELHPEMGVGDIAKELGKLWMSTDLQTKSKYMAIAEEDRARYEREIIAYNKRVKNYDTEEVGPV